One region of Brassica napus cultivar Da-Ae chromosome A10, Da-Ae, whole genome shotgun sequence genomic DNA includes:
- the BNAA10G17090D gene encoding uncharacterized protein BNAA10G17090D, producing the protein MDPQAFIRLSVGSLALRSPKYLLNPASTSDEKKNSCSQCSCEIKLRGFPVQTTSIPLMPSLDAAPDHHSVSTSFYLEESDLRALLTPGCFYNPNAHLEISVFAGKKSSSHCGVGAKRQQIGVFKLEVGPEWGEGKPVILFNGWIGIGKNKRDGGAQLHLRVKLDPDPRYVFQFEDVTTLSPQIVQLRGSVKQPIFSCKFSRDRVSQVDPLNGYWSSSGDGTELGSERRERKGWKVKIHDLSGSAVAAAFITTPFVPSTGCDWVAKSNPGAWHVVRPDPCRPNSWQPWGKLEAWRERGIRDSVCCRFHILSNGQEVGDVLMSEILISAEKGGEFLIDMDKQMLTVAATPIPSPQSSGDYSGLGQCVSGGGFVMSSRVQGEGKSSKPVVQLAMRHVTCVEDAAIFMALAAAVDLSILACKPFRRTSRRRFRHYSW; encoded by the exons ATGGATCCCCAAGCTTTCATCCGTCTTTCAGTTGGCTCACTTGCCTTAAGAAGCCCCAAGTATCTCCTAAACCCTGCTTCAACCTCGGACGAGAAGAAGAACTCATGTTCCCAATGCTCTTGCGAGATAAAACTCAGAGGCTTCCCTGTTCAGACCACATCCATCCCTCTGATGCCTTCCTTAGACGCAGCTCCTGACCATCACAGCGTCTCCACAAGCTTTTATCTCGAAGAGTCTGATTTAAGAGCTCTCCTGACACCTGGATGCTTCTATAACCCCAACGCTCACTTGGAGATTTCGGTTTTCGCCGGTAAAAAGAGTTCTTCTCACTGCGGAGTTGGTGCTAAAAGACAGCAGATTGGGGTGTTTAAGTTGGAGGTAGGTCCTGAATGGGGAGAAGGAAAGCCAGTGATTCTGTTTAATGGATGGATAGGTATTggaaagaacaagagagatgGTGGTGCACAGCTTCATCTGAGGGTGAAGCTAGATCCTGATCCTAGATATGTTTTCCAGTTCGAGGATGTTACTACTTTGAGCCCTCAGATAGTTCAGCTTCGTGGCTCGGTTAAGCAACCTATCTTCAGCTGCAAGTTTAGCCGAGACAG GGTGTCACAGGTGGATCCGTTGAACGGATACTGGTCAAGTTCAGGGGATGGAACCGAGCTTGGGAGTGAGAGACGAGAGAGAAAAGGCTGGAAAGTGAAGATACATGATCTCTCTGGCTCTGCGGTTGCTGCAGCTTTCATAACAACTCCTTTTGTCCCATCCACTGGCTGTGATTGGGTAGCCAAGTCCAACCCTGGTGCTTGGCATGTGGTCAGGCCTGACCCGTGCCGACCAAACAGCTGGCAGCCGTGGGGAAAGCTCGAAGCCTGGCGGGAACGGGGGATCAGAGACTCTGTCTGCTGCAGGTTCCATATCCTTTCAAACGGGCAAGAAGTTGGAGATGTTTTAATGTCGGAGATACTCATCAGCGCTGAGAAAGGAGGAGAGTTTTTGATCGACATGGATAAACAGATGCTGACTGTTGCAGCTACGCCGATCCCAAGCCCGCAGAGCAGCGGAGACTACTCGGGTTTAGGACAGTGTGTCTCTGGAGGAGGGTTTGTGATGAGCTCGAGAGTGCAAGGGGAAGGGAAAAGCAGTAAGCCGGTTGTGCAGTTGGCTATGAGGCATGTGACTTGTGTTGAAGATGCAGCTATCTTCATGGCGCTTGCTGCTGCTGTTGATCTTAGCATTCTGGCTTGTAAACCTTTCAGGAGGACTAGCCGGAGAAGGTTCCGCCATTACTCTTGGTAG
- the LOC106387740 gene encoding xylulose 5-phosphate/phosphate translocator, chloroplastic, whose protein sequence is MISLNLSASLNPGLTRTRQNPTRFSPLHAAAADKPFSCQYPLSLPQIPTLQIREKPFLSILKRSRSVAAATGGEFESSEEAAAKENKKAKNLQLGIVFGLWYFQNIVFNIFNKKALNVFPYPWLLASFQLFAGSVWMLVLWSFKLYPCPKISKPFIVALLGPALFHTVGHISACVSFSKVAVSFTHVIKSAEPVFSVIFSSFLGDTYPLAVWLSILPIVMGCSLAAVTEVSFNLGGLSGAMISNVGFVLRNIYSKRSLQSFKEIDGLNLYGCISILSLVYLFPVAVFVEGSQWVQGYHKAIASVGKPWTFYSWVLLSGVFYHLYNQSSYQALDEISPLTFSVGNTMKRVVVIVSTVLVFRNPVRPLNALGSAIAIFGTFLYSQATAKKKKIEAGDDDKKN, encoded by the coding sequence ATGATCTCCTTGAACCTATCAGCTTCCCTAAACCCGGGTCTCACCCGAACCCGCCAAAACCCTACCCGCTTCTCTCCTCTCCACGCCGCCGCCGCCGATAAACCCTTCAGCTGCCAATACCCACTAAGCCTCCCACAGATCCCCACTCTCCAGATTCGCGAAAAGCCCTTCCTTTCAATCCTCAAAAGATCCAGATCCGTCGCCGCCGCCACCGGAGGAGAGTTCGAGTCGTCCGAGGAAGCGGCGGCGAAGGAGAATAAGAAAGCGAAGAATCTCCAGCTAGGGATAGTCTTCGGCCTCTGGTACTTTCAGAACATCGTCTTCAACATCTTCAACAAGAAGGCTCTCAACGTCTTCCCTTACCCCTGGCTCCTCGCTTCCTTCCAGCTCTTCGCCGGCTCCGTCTGGATGCTCGTCTTATGGTCCTTCAAGCTCTACCCTTGCCCTAAAATCTCCAAGCCGTTCATCGTCGCTCTCCTCGGACCCGCGCTGTTCCACACCGTAGGACACATCTCTGCTTGCGTCTCCTTCTCCAAAGTCGCTGTTTCATTCACTCACGTGATTAAATCGGCCGAGCCTGTGTTCTCTGTGATTTTCTCGTCTTTCTTGGGAGACACGTATCCTTTAGCTGTTTGGTTGTCGATTCTACCGATAGTTATGGGTTGTTCTTTAGCTGCGGTTACTGAAGTGTCGTTTAACTTGGGTGGCTTATCTGGAGCTATGATTAGTAACGTTGGGTTTGTGTTGAGGAACATTTACTCTAAAAGGAGTCTACAGAGTTTTAAAGagattgatgggttgaatcttTACGGTTGTATCAGTATACTCTCTCTGGTTTATCTGTTTCCTGTTGCGGTTTTTGTTGAAGGGTCGCAGTGGGTTCAAGGCTACCATAAGGCTATTGCTTCTGTTGGGAAACCGTGGACGTTTTACTCTTGGGTTTTGCTCTCTGGTGTCTTCTACCATTTGTACAACCAGTCTTCTTACCAGGCGCTTGATGAGATTAGTCCTTTGACTTTCTCTGTTGGGAACACGATGAAGAGGGTGGTGGTGATTGTCTCCACGGTTTTGGTGTTTAGGAACCCTGTTAGGCCTCTGAATGCTCTTGGTTCAGCTATCGCGATTTTCGGGACTTTCTTGTATTCTCAGGCCAcggctaagaagaagaagattgaagCTGGAGATGATGATAAGAAGAACTGA
- the BNAA10G17140D gene encoding uncharacterized protein BNAA10G17140D: MDQRTGDPRIYIVTLLFLSCILTGGVLLGLYLVQHDPNPLFLQAGMFFVGIPWFFWFLAYIYSCLLKPCILSISQRVSRFDPEKGQEEEEEKNNRSITEIAMSDSHPVAAVELGNSPRDGEKHVQFGNVVVLGDEGGVKAAEEDLNERSTNKLIPDHMRMGDEGNQEHHDESGVDKDCDRTPLRLSVGNR, from the coding sequence ATGGATCAAAGAACAGGTGATCCAAGAATATACATCGTcactcttctctttctttcatGCATCCTCACAGGAGGAGTCCTTCTCGGGCTTTACCTCGTCCAACATGATCCAAATCCTCTGTTTCTACAAGCGGGTATGTTCTTCGTTGGCATCCCTTGGTTCTTCTGGTTCTTGGCTTACATCTACTCTTGTCTCCTCAAGCCTTGCATCCTCTCCATAAGCCAAAGAGTTTCCAGATTCGATCCGGAGAAAGgccaggaggaggaggaggagaagaacaATAGAAGCATCACGGAAATCGCCATGTCGGATTCACATCCCGTGGCTGCGGTGGAGCTGGGGAATTCGCCGagggatggtgagaagcacgTGCAGTTCGGGAATGTGGTAGTTCTTggagatgaaggaggagtaaaAGCAGCAGAAGAGGATCTAAATGAGAGAAGTACTAATAAACTGATTCCGGATCATATGAGAATGGGAGACGAAGGTAATCAAGAACATCATGATGAGAGTGGCGTTGATAAGGATTGCGATAGAACTCCTTTGAGATTATCCGTGGGGAACAGATGA
- the LOC106387737 gene encoding BTB/POZ domain-containing protein At5g17580, whose product MKEEHSTDNLLGKASSFLETRVLPSWNETVNALRSGEKSLDKLADFELVDLFFDSLIEKASYDPRLLGEPIKNREKTTSEYRPNPRRRLFDNDWKSEDLITLPLRFYEPLMIRAMESRSIPVEYIVTSICKYAKKWVLDAEDSVSGKKREVVEAVERLLPHKRGLISCEFLFKTLKHSISLEASSECRNGFGIRVSKQLDMAKPTDLKILTQGYGEKDIQLVRTVVTSFYSNYTNEEEDVSLFVKVAKLLEEFLLLAASEDASLKLEAFVALGEITAAISLGVLRYSDGIYRAVDVFLERHGYLTESEKMEACKVLDCKKLSRQGCEEAAKNQRLPLRVVVQVFFASQLQIRDTVAKEIKGGEEKVDEEEEIGVWSDEDETEKMSEKLLGMEIESHECVVHRWKKAKKVSVWRQVKRKFGCLTTSSSDDACTCDVKKSKKKKIHHHYK is encoded by the coding sequence ATGAAAGAAGAACACAGCACTGATAACTTGCTGGGGAAGGCATCTAGTTTCTTGGAAACAAGAGTTCTACCCAGCTGGAACGAGACAGTAAACGCTCTTCGTTCGGGGGAGAAGAGTCTCGACAAGCTAGCGGATTTCGAACTCGTGGATCTCTTCTTCGACTCCCTCATCGAAAAAGCTTCCTACGATCCAAGACTCCTCGGTGAACCGATCAAGAATAGAGAGAAAACAACAAGCGAGTATAGACCTAACCCTAGGAGAAGACTGTTTGATAACGACTGGAAGTCTGAAGACTTGATCACTCTCCCGCTTCGGTTTTACGAGCCTTTGATGATCCGAGCAATGGAATCACGCAGCATTCCTGTTGAATACATTGTTACTTCAATCTGCAAGTACGCGAAGAAATGGGTTTTGGACGCGGAAGATAGCGTGTCAGGCAAGAAAAGAGAAGTTGTTGAAGCTGTTGAGAGGCTTTTGCCTCACAAGAGAGGGCTCATCTCTTGCGAGTTCTTGTTCAAGACGCTAAAACATTCCATCTCGTTAGAAGCTAGCTCTGAATGTCGAAATGGGTTTGGGATCAGAGTCAGCAAACAGCTCGACATGGCTAAACCAACGGATCTCAAGATTCTAACGCAAGGATACGGTGAGAAAGACATCCAGCTCGTTAGAACTGTTGTCACTAGCTTTTACTCTAACTACAccaacgaagaagaagacgttTCTCTTTTCGTCAAAGTAGCGAAGCTCTTGGAGGAGTTTCTCCTCTTAGCTGCGAGTGAGGATGCTTCTTTGAAGCTGGAGGCGTTTGTGGCGTTAGGGGAAATCACGGCGGCGATTTCGCTCGGTGTTTTGAGGTACTCAGATGGGATTTACAGAGCGGTTGATGTTTTCTTGGAGAGGCATGGATACTTGACTGAGTCTGAGAAGATGGAAGCTTGTAAGGTTCTTGACTGTAAGAAACTTTCTAGGCAAGGATGTGAGGAAGCTGCAAAGAACCAGAGGCTTCCTCTTAGGGTTGTTGTTCAGGTTTTCTTTGCTTCTCAGCTTCAGATAAGGGATACAGTGGCGAAAGAGATTAAGGGAGGAGAAGAGAAagtagatgaagaagaagagattggGGTTTGGAGTGATGAGGATGAGACTGAGAAGATGAGTGAGAAGCTGTTGGGGATGGAGATTGAGAGTCATGAATGCGTTGTTCATCGTTGGAAGAAGGCGAAGAAGGTAAGTGTGTGGAGACAAGTGAAGAGGAAGTTTGGTTGCTTGACTACTTCTTCTTCGGATGATGCTTGCACCTGTGATGTCaagaagagcaagaagaagaagattcatcatcactacaaataa
- the BNAA10G17160D gene encoding uncharacterized metal-dependent hydrolase YabD: MKLFDAHCHLQDPRIISKAPQLISSAVASGVSAFAVNGVSEKDWNLVKEMGVKYPSVVPCFGIHPWYVAERSPQWFETLKSLFETTPSAAVGEIGLDKGSKGREIDFSDQVGVFRQQLELAKELNKPASIHCVRAFGDLLEITKSVGPFPAGLILHSYLGSAEMVPEFAKLGAYFSFSGFLMSMSEKKAKKMLKAVPSDRILLETDSPDALPKSESGTLYFVEGDPSLLPEEGNSSQDLESNASSGGSMKLPKETLNHPANIHTVLEYVARLLDMKNEELAELSYTNAVQLFSYSGSKLLLERGAADVSGHTQNHSTTPS, encoded by the exons ATGAAACTGTTCGACGCGCACTGTCACCTTCAAGACCCCAGGATTATCAGCAAAGCTCCTCAGCTCATCTCCTCCGCTGTAGCTTCTGGCGTCTCTGCCTTCGCCGTCAATGGAGTCTCCGAG AAAGATTGGAACTTGGTCAAAGAGATGGGAGTGAAGTACCCTTCTGTTGTTCCCTGCTTTGGTATCCATCCATG GTATGTAGCAGAGAGGAGTCCTCAGTGGTTTGAGACGTTGAAGAGCTTGTTTGAGACCACTCCTAGTGCTGCTGTTGGAGAA ATTGGTTTGGACAAAGGGTCTAAGGGAAGGGAGATTGATTTCTCAGATCAG GTTGGAGTGTTTCGTCAACAGCTTGAACTTGCAAAGGAACTGAATAAACCTGCGTCAATTCACTGTGTCcgtgcatttggggatctacTTGAGATAACAAA ATCTGTGGGGCCTTTTCCTGCTGGACTCATCCTTCACTCGTATTTGGGCTCAGCTGAGATGGTTCCTGAGTTTGCTAAGCTGGGTGCATACTTCTCCTTCTCTGGTTTTCTCATGTCCATGAGTGAGAAGAAAGCCAAGAAGATGTTGAAAGCA GTTCCTTCTGATAGGATCTTATTGGAGACTGATTCACCTGATGCATTACCAAAGTCGGAGTCAGGGACTCTCTACTTTGTAGAAGGAGATCCTTCGCTGCTGCCTGAAGAAGGAAACTCATCTCAGGATCTTGAGTCTAATGCTTCCAGTGGTGGTTCGATGAAGTTGCCGAAGGAAACACTTAATCACCCTGCTAATATTCATACC GTACTTGAGTATGTAGCAAGGTTGTTGGACATGAAGAACGAAGAACTCGCGGAACTAAGCTATACAAATGCTGTTCAGTTATTCTCGTACTCTGGCTCTAAGCTGCTTCTTGAGAGAG GTGCTGCTGATGTCTCTGGTCACACTCAAAACCATTCAACAACACCATCATGA
- the LOC106387736 gene encoding protein BOLA4, chloroplastic/mitochondrial yields MANTLMATTRPLVRLSTARASLHLLLQSPKRPFTSFLSSSAVRSSSLRCVSAVLSRGESTTPSSIYGNRVFRASGFGAVNIRSRNLSARSSQINDAGSIDQTLMQSMEQKIKEQLNAESVSVKDMSGDGRHVCINVVSSAFEGQSAVNRQRMVYKAIWEELQNVVRAVDQMTTKTPSEV; encoded by the exons ATGGCGAATACCTTAATGGCTACAACTCGTCCACTCGTTCGTCTCTCCACCGCAAGAGCGAGccttcatctccttctccaATCTCCAAAGAGACCCTTCACTTCGTTTTTATCATCTTCCGCCGTGAGAAGCTCCAGTTTGAGATGCGTAAGCGCCGTTTTGTCTCGTGGAGAGTCTACCACGCCGTCGTCGATTTACGGCAACAGAGTTTTCAGGGCTTCTGGGTTTGGTGCTGTTAACATTCGCAGCCGTAATCTCAGTGCTAGATCCTCTCAAATCAACGATGCTGGGTCGATTGATCAAACCCTTATGCAATCCATGGAGCAAAAG ATCAAAGAACAGTTGAATGCAGAGTCGGTTTCTGTCAAGGATATGTCTGGTGATGGACGCCACGTTTG CATCAATGTGGTATCATCGGCTTTTGAGGGACAGTCTGCAGTGAACAGACAAAGGATGGTCTACAAAGCCATTTGGGAGGAGCTTCAGAACGTAGTTCGTGCAGTTGATCAGATGACAACAAAGACTCCTTCCGAAGTTTGA
- the LOC106387735 gene encoding peroxisome biogenesis protein 19-2 has translation MAKETHTDDLDELLDSALDDFKDLNLTQRNEGVNKEEGGKEEMESLPSGIQGLGMGLPDMRTKKKGKSKVAKEDHVAEALDKLREQTRETVKGLGSLSSKQLLPPGSSDDAMVEDWIKQFEDLTGSQDLESIVDTMMQQLLSKDILHEPMKEIGARYPKWLEEHESTLSKEDFERYSRQYELIKELNLVYEHEPNNSTKIMEIMQKMQECGQPPSDIVQEMDPGFDFASLGQMSPDMLESSPNCCVM, from the exons ATGGCCAAGGAAACACACACCGATGACTTAGACGAGCTTCTCGACA GCGCCTTGGATGATTTCAAGGATCTCAATCTTACTCAAAG AAATGAAGGGGTGAATAAAGAAGAAGGTGGAAAAGAAGAGATGGAGTCATTGCCTAGTGGAATTCAAGGCCTTGGAATGGGATTACCAGACATGAGGACcaagaagaaaggaaagagCAAGGTTGCTAAAGAGGACCATGTTGCTGAGGCTCTTGATAAACTCAGGGAACAAACCAGAGAAACTGTCAAAGGGCTAGGGTCCTTGTCTTCCAAGCAGCTGCTGCCGCCGGGTTCTTCTGATGATGCTATGGTTGAAGATTGGATCAAGCAATTCGAGGATCTTACTGGATCTCAG GATTTGGAGTCAATTGTGGACACGATGATGCAACAGCTGTTATCAAAGGATATTCTCCACGAACCAATGAAAGAGATCGGTGCAAGATACCCGAAATGGCTAGAAGAGCATGAAAGCACTCTAAGCAAAGAAGACTTCGAACGTTATTCACGCCAATATGAACTGATCAAAGAACTCAACTTGGTGTACGAGCACGAACCAAACAATTCGACCAAGATTATGGAGATTATGCAGAAGATGCAAGAGTGTGGACAACCACCGAGTGATATAGTGCAAGAGATGGATCCTGGTTTTGATTTCGCAAGTCTAGGACAAAT GTCTCCGGATATGCTCGAGTCTTCACCAAACTGTTGTGTAATGTGA
- the LOC106387734 gene encoding maltose excess protein 1, chloroplastic, with product MEAKTIAMSLASNRSLIFPTSPRSSFVSTSRFSRLPLKRACIGVDGFRGSALTRWNPIVSNRRRLVPVRATSSEGSSGLEKVKEYEEWDSWTAKFSGGANIPFLMLQLPQIILNAQNLLAGNNTALSAVPWLGMLTGLLGNLSLLSYFAKKREKEAAIVQTLGVISTHVVLSQLTMAGAMPLPFFVATSAVVTVGIILNCLFYFGKLSTTLWRLWEDFITVGGLCVLPQVMWSTFVPLVPNSILPGTTAFVIAVAAVFMARTGKLPEEGVKFVQSLSGWTATLMFMWMPVSQMWTNFLSPDNIKGLSPITMLLSMTGNGLMLPRALFIRDLMWFTGSIWATLFYGYGNILCLYMSNCTSKLFFAASTIGLISWIGLALWRDSAAHGHNSPLRSLKELVFGS from the exons ATGGAAGCTAAAACCATCGCAATGTCTCTCGCTAGTAACCGCTCGTTGATCTTCCCGACTTCTCCTCGCTCTTCCTTCGTTTCTACATCTCGTTTCTCCCGCCTCCCGCTGAAGCGTGCTTGTATAGGCGTCGATGGCTTCCGTGGATCGGCTCTGACTCGGTGGAATCCGATTGTTTCGAATCGCCGCCGACTCGTCCCTGTTCGTGCAACTAGCTCGGAA GGATCTTCAGGTTTAGAGAAGGTTAAGGAATACGAAGAATGGGATTCATGGACTGCGAAATTCTCAGGCGGAGCGAATATTCCGTTTCTGATGCTTCAATTGCCGCAGATCATCCTCAATGCACAGAATCTTTTGGCGGGAAACAACACCGCACTTTCGGCTGTTCCATGGCTG GGGATGTTGACTGGTTTGTTAGGAAACCTTTCGTTGCTTTCATATTTcgcaaagaagagagaaaaagaagcaGCTATTGTGCAAACACTTGGAGTCATCTCCACTCACGTTGTCCTTTCCCAGCTCACCATGGCTGGAGCTATGCCTTTGCCGTTTTTTGTTGCTACTTCGGCTGTTGTCACTGTTGGTATTATATTGAACTGTTTGTTCTATTTTGGTAAGCTCAGTACGACTCTGTGGCGACTGTGGGAAGATTTTATCACTGTTGGTGGACTCTGTGTTCTACCTCAA GTCATGTGGTCAACTTTTGTGCCTCTTGTACCGAACAGTATCTTGCCTGGGACAACTGCTTTTGTTATTGCTGTAGCCGCTGTATTTATG GCTCGAACCGGGAAACTCCCAGAGGAAGGTGTTAAGTTTGTCCAGTCTTTATCTGGATGGACAGCGACCCTTATGTTCATGTGGATGCCAGTTTCCCAAATG TGGACAAATTTTCTAAGTCCAGACAACATAAAAGGCTTATCACCAATCACAATGTTGCTTTCGATGACGGGGAACGGGCTTATGCTCCCAAGAGCATTATTTATCCGTGATTTGATGTG GTTCACTGGTTCAATATGGGCAACTCTCTTTTATGGATATGGAAACATTCTGTGCTTATACAT GTCTAACTGCACGAGCAAGTTATTCTTCGCAGCATCCACAATTGGTTTGATCTCATGGATAG GACTTGCTTTATGGAGAGATTCAGCAGCTCATGGTCACAACTCTCCGTTACGATCATTGAAGGAGTTGGTTTTTGGGTCATAA